One Dreissena polymorpha isolate Duluth1 chromosome 9, UMN_Dpol_1.0, whole genome shotgun sequence genomic window carries:
- the LOC127846096 gene encoding uncharacterized protein LOC127846096 → MSVKKQVNLKRLHDHTGREAEQTRQRKRERQRTRFIQNPYQFLEDILDKERSGTVESSMEDIEQHLRNVNSDPSREVPLGDCSRLESEDLPETHLDTKEPSLSEVQHLVKKARTGSAPGPNGIPFRVYKMCPGVLQKLWSLLKVIWRKGKIPDCWKRAERIFTPKEKDSKDIGQFRTISLLNVEGKIFFEVLAKRLTMFLTDNNYVDTSIQKGGVPGFSGGIKLQFAVGDQTTAWQSLEKGIVTGCTISVVLFVMGMNLIINAAKRETRGPKAATGIYLPPVKGFMDNRTLTGKTHIQARWEEHQAHQEPAPDQLTEGLKQIDRSGLPDEFKAWLFQNGLLPRLMWPLMLYEEYKVAKARLVMTLKDSRDDMVGRADVETKTGKSGLLARLGNTRSGSAESKKADSRTRREMIQAEVCLAEEEDRGTRAVAMGCQGAWTKWQTKGKKMTWANIWRSEPLRIIFQLRSAYYLLPSPANLHRWGKFDDPTCPLCGKIVMLEHTLSSCQTALTQGKYRWRHNKVLQ, encoded by the exons ATGAGTGTAAAAAAACAAGTTAATCTGAAGCGTCTTCACGACCATACCGGCAGAGAG GCTGAGCAAACAAGACAGAGGAAGAGGGAGAGACAGAGAACTAGATTCATCCAGAATCCATACCAGTTCTTGGAAGACATTCTTGACAAGGAAAGATCAGGAACAGTAGAGAGCAGTATGGAGGACATAGAGCAGCACTTACGCAATGTTAACAGTGATCCTTCACGTGAGGTTCCACTGGGTGACTGTTCAAGGCTAGAATCAGAAGACCTGCCAGAAACTCATTTGGACACAAAGGAGCCTTCATTGTCTGAGGTACAGCACTTGGTGAAGAAAGCTCGGACAGGCTCAGCCCCAGGCCCGAATGGCATTCCTTTTCGAGTCTATAAGATGTGCCCAGGCGTACTTCAGAAACTATGGTCCCTACTTAAAGTGATTTGGAGAAAGGGCAAAATCCCGGATTGCTGGAAGAGAGCGGAGAGAATATTCACCCCAAAGGAGAAGGACTCAAAGGATATTGGTCAGTTCCGGACCATTTCTCTCCTCAACGTAGAGGGAAAGATATTCTTTGAAGTCCTAGCCAAGCGACTGACAATGTTTCTTACAGACAACAACTACGTTGATACGTCAATTCAGAAGGGTGGAGTTCCTGGATTTTCTGG AGGCATTAAGCTACAGTTTGCTGTGGGAGACCAGACAACAGCATGGCAAAGCTTGGAGAAAGGCATTGTCACAGGATGCACAATCTCTGTGGTCCTGTTTGTGATGGGTATGAACCTCATCATCAATGCAGCGAAGAGAGAGACACGTGGTCCAAAAGCAGCAACAGGAATCTACCTACCTCCAGTTAAGGGATTCATGGATAACCGCACTCTGACAGGGAAGACCCATATTCAAGCAAG ATGGGAAGAACATCAAGCGCATCAAGAACCAGCTCCTGACCAGCTCACTGAAGGTCTGAAGCAGATTGACAGAAGCGGACTACCTGACGAATTCAAGGCCTGGTTATTCCAGAATGGACTTCTCCCACGACTGATGTGGCCACTGATGCTTTATGAG GAGTACAAGGTGGCCAAGGCTAGACTGGTCATGACGCTGAAGGATTCAAGGGATGACATGGTCGGAAGAGCAGATGTTGAGACTAAGACTGGAAAAAGTGGTCTGCTAGCCAGGCT TGGGAACACAAGGTCTGGCTCTGCGGAGTCGAAGAAGGCTGACAGTAGAACAAGGAGGGAGATGATCCAAGCAGAGGTGTGTCTGGCTGAAGAAGAAGATCGAGGCACAAGGGCAGTGGCAATGGGTTGCCAGGGTGCTTGGACTAAGTGGCAGACTAAAGGAAAAAAGATGACCTGGGCGAATATCTGGCGCAGCGAACCTCTACGCATTATTTTCCAGCTCAGGTCAGCCTACTACCTGCTACCTTCACCAGCAAACCTGCACAGATGGGGAAAATTTGACGACCCAACCTGCCCACTTTGTGGAAAGATAGTCATGCTAGAACATACACTATCATCTTGCCAGACAGCCCTTACACAAGGAAAATACAGGTGGAGACACAACAAGGTCCTCCAATAA